Sequence from the uncultured Bacteroides sp. genome:
AACTGGAGAGTGAGTAGGATGAACATATAATTGAGCTACTTCCGAAGCATCCATTTTACCAGTATTTTTCACATCAAAACAGACCTTCACTTTATGATTATCCATCTGTTCTATCACTAAATTTGAATATTCAAAAGTAGAATAAGACAGTCCAAACCCAAATGGATACAAAGGCCTAATCCCTGATTGGTCATACCCTCTATATCCGATAAAAACGCCCTCATTATAATCAATCCTCTTATAATCAGCTCCTTTTAAATTATCATAATAACTATTGTAGGATGGATTGTCTTCCCATTTTTTTTCAATGCTGATGGGAAGCTTTCCGCTGGGAGATATTTTTCCTGTTAAAATATCCGACAGGGCTATTCCACCTTCTTCTCCCGGATACCATGCCATTAGAATAGCTTTAGCATAATTTTGCCAAGAAGAAAAATCGATGCCTCCTCCAGCATTCACAACAACAGCTAAATTAGGATTCAACTCTGAGACTTTACGAATAAACATCTCTTGATAATGTGGCAAAGAAAAAGAACGGTCAAAACCTTCTCCTTCAATATTACTATCAAAGCCCGTGCAAAATACTACATTATCAACCTGCTTCAATTCATGGATCAACATATTTTCATTTAATTTGCTAATACCGAAAAACACTTTTGCCGAAGAGATATTATCAAAATATTCAATTAAGAAATGATAAGTTTTACCAGCTTCCACTTGGAAACCCACTTCGCGGCTGGAATTTGCATGATTACCCCAATCTCCAGTAATTTTCTCACCGTTAATGAAAATCCGATATCCATCATCTCCTTCTAGGCTTATTTTCAATATTCCGTTTTCGTCAGCCTTATAATAAGAATTCCAACGAATAGAAAAATGATCCGTAGGAAAATCTTTCTTAGGAGCATTATATTCCCAGTTAAAATCAATAAGCTCATCCTTACAGATTATACTAGGTATATCTTTAAACTCTTGATTCTTGAAATATTCCGCCTTATAACCTCTTTGAGAAAATGTAGAATCAGTAAACATTTGTCCATTAATATCATTATAAAGGATGTTATCGGACAAGACTACTGTGCACTTCCTCTGTTTCTTTAAAGCCTGACATAAAGAAACAGAAGAAAATGGCGTTACAAATCCACTTCCTCCGCCTGTTGCAATTTTATCGGCATTAGGTCCAAGAACAGCTGTTTTGCCTCTTAATGGAAGTAATGTTTTTTCATTTTTAAGTAACACCACTCCTTCTCGAGCTAAATTCAAAGCAGTCTCACGTGAGTAGGGATTATCCAAAGGTATATTCTTATCTTGTTGTATTTTATCCAACATACCATATGCCATGAATGTTTGTAAGATATGTTGGACCTTCATATTAATTGTAGCCTCTGTCACCCGACCGTTTTTCAAAGCTGGCAACAAATTATTAGCATTCATATAACTTCCTTTGGGCATTTCCAAATCCAATCCTCCATTGACAGCGCCAATTGCTGAATATACTGAAGTCCAATCAGACATCAATATACCTTTAAAACCCCAAGCATTACGCAATATATCGATGTTTAGCCAACGATTTTCAGTTGAGTGTACGCCATTAAGAAGATTGTAACTATCCATAACTGCTCCCACTTTTGCCTCCATCACGGCCTTTCTAAATACAGGGAAATAAATTTCCTGTAACGTACGTTCATCCACATCTGAACTGACATGGTGACGATTCCATTCTTGGTTGTTAGCTGCAAAATGTTTCACAGTTGCAATTACACCCTCAGACTGAACTCCTAGGATGTATTCCTTGGCAGTTTCTCCAGCGAGAAAAGGATCTTCACCCATATATTCATAATTTCGTCCACAAAGTGGAGAACGGTAAATATTCACTCCTGGTCCCAACAATATATTCACTCCACGAGCTCTTGCATCTTGTCCCAACGAACGACCTAGCTGATGAGCTAGCTTTCGATTCCAAGTTGCTGCAGTTAAAATTCCAGAAGGAAATAGAGTACTTTTTGGAGAATGATTACGGATACCCTGAGGACCATCAGCCAACTTTATTTCAGGAATTCCCAAACGAGGAATTGCGCGAAGAGAAAATGATGTTTTTCCTGAAAGATATTCAATTTTCTCTTCCAAAGTCATTTTTGATACAATTTCTTTTGCATTTTGTTCCATGGCTGAGGTTACTGTTTGGGAGCATGCAATGACATGTCCGAGTATAAGTAACAATCCAGCAGTAATTTCTCTATATTTCATTGTAAAAAGGGGTTAATCAACTAATTAAAATTTTATTTTCTAATCTCTACAATAACTTCATATTCTTTATCCTTCAAGAAACATTTAGCGTTTTCATCTATACAACTGAAGTCTAGATTCAAGTTTATATTAAAACAAAATAATACACTTATTTATCCTATTAACGTTATTTTTAAAATTGTAAATATTTGTATTTTACATAAGTAATTTATTTATAGCAGCGTGGTCATGTAGTGTCATGCCCATACTGAAAAGTTTAAACTGTATATATAAATCAAAATATTCAAAAAAAACTATACAACAGTCTATAGTATATTAGTCAGCTAAAGTAAACTTCACCTTCTTGTCTTTTACTATTACATAGTATTCTCCGTTTTCAAGAAAGTATTCACCATTAGCATTGACAAAACTTAGGTCACGCACAGGGTCAATTTCGAAACGGAACACACAGGTTTCTCCAGCTTTGATTAGTTGCTTTTCAAAATGCTTCAATTCCTTAACAGGACGAGTAATAGTATTAAATGGGGCTGAGATGAACCAATGAATAACTTCGGCACCATCCCGTTTACATGTATTGGTTACAGGAATTTCCACCATTAATTTCTCGCCACGTTTGATAGTTTCTTTTGTAAACTTAATGTCACCATAGTTAAAAGTTGTATAGCTCAAACCGTAACCAAAGTCGTACAACGGAGTAGAAGATATATCCTGATACTTGCCACTATTAGGGCGTGCACTTTTACGTTGATTATAATAAATGGGAATTTGTCCTGTAGAACGAGGGAAAGTGATAGATAGCTTACCAGATGGGTTAACACGACCGGAAATTACACCAGCCAACGGTTTACCACCTGGTATACCAGGTTGCCACATTTCGACGATAGCGTCACAAAGGGGTTCCACTTTAGAGATTCCTAAGGGGCGTCCGTTTGCTAAAACCAATACAATTGGCTTACCAACTTTTTTCATTTCAGTTATGAATTGTTCTTGAATAGCAGGCAATTCGATAATGGAGCGTGATGCATTTTCACCGCTCCAACTTTTCTTCTCACCCATACAAAGCAGAATAACGTCTGCTTTTTTAGCAGTCTCCAAAGCTTCACTAAATGATAAAGTATCTTCATCGTCAAAGTCACATCCATCCGAGTAAATTAAATTAGCTTTGCCAGAAAATTCAGTTTCTAACGCTTCACTGATACTAAGAACATTCTCTACATGACCATGCCCCGACCAAGAGCCAAGAAGTTCTAGACGATTCTTAGCCATGGGTCCCATAACAGCAATCGTCGGTTTGGTCACAGTGGAAAGAGGTAATATATTTCCTTTATTCTTTAGTAGGACAATGCTCTCTTCTGCCAGTTGCTCAGCAGTAGCCAAGCTCTGAGGCAATAGAAAACGTTCTTTCTCTGTTGTTTCATTTATATAAGGACTATCGAACAGGCCTAGGCGAAACTTGATGCGGAGTATACGTTTCACGGCATCATCAATTTGTGCCATACTAATTTTATCCTCCTTTACCAATTCTACCATATATTTATCGTAACAATGTCCCATCATATCCATTTCTACTCCCGCGCTGAAGGCCTGCTTGGCAGCCTCTTTATTATTGATAGCAGAACCTTGATCTATCAATTGTGGAATTGCTCCCCAGTCAGAAACAACAAAACCGTCATGTGCCCAACGTTTCTTCAGAATTTCAGTTAAAGTATAATGATTAGCACTTCCAGGAACACCACTGATATTGTTGAAAGAACTCATCAATGTAGCAGCACCAGCTTTCACTCCAGCTTCATAGGGAGGTATGTAGGTATCCCACAGAGTTTGGTTGGATATTTCAGTATAGACGTAATCTCGTCCAGCCTCCGAAGCGCCATAACCAATGTAATGTTTCAGGCAAGCAGCTATCCGTTTACTGTTAGACATATCCTTACCTTGATATCCTTTAACGGAGGCAACGCAGAATACTGAATTAGTATAAGGATCTTCACCATATCCTTCTGCTACGCGTCCCCAACGTCCATCGCGTGCCACATCAATCATAGGGGAAAAAGTCCAATCCACACCAGACATTCTAGATTCTTGTGCGGCAACTGTGCAAGCTTTTTCTACTAATTCTGGATTCCAAGAACAGGCTTGCGCTAGTGAAATAGGATAAACCGTGCGGAAACCATGGATAACATCATATCCAAAAATGATAGGAATGCCAAGACGAGATTTTTCCATTGCTTTTTTTTGAGCAGCATTACGCAGCTTGGTATCTTCACTGAAATAAATGACTGAACCTACAGTGGAAGGGATATTTTTCACTTCTTCGCCACAATTGTTTACATTATTATTGCGTCCCAAAGTATATTGATTCATTTGTAGAATTTTCTCCTCTAAGGTCATTTTGTTGATCAAGTCATTAATGCGGTCTTCAATTGGAACTTTGCTATCTTTATAAACTGACTGTTTTTTGTCAGCAGCTACTATCCCATTCAGGCAACTACCTAAAAGGATACAACTAATTAATGTAAATTTCTTCATGGTATTTATAATATAATGTATTTCGTAAGTAAGACACAACTTCTGCACTTTACCCTTATCCAAAGTTTTTTTAAAGAAATAAAAATATAAATCCTAATACATTCTTATTGTAAAAAGAATATAAATTTCTATTGATTAAAAAAACAGACTTATCAGTCAGTGATATTGAATTTCGTTGATTATTTTTCAATTCGAACACTACTATTTCATTATTACCTTTTACCCCCCCCAGAGGATATAGCCAAAATTTGTCTATGCATTTTCTGCACAATATGTACCTATATATTGTCCATTTATCCAGACTTTTCCCATTCCCCACTTTAATACATCAATTTTTTTTGTGACGAGTTCTCAATATAGACTATAACTTTGTGAACCAAGCCATAGAGGCAAGAAGAAGAGATGATGTCCAACGTTTCAATAGGTGTTTCATTTTTCTGTTTTTATAATTATCTTCTGTTAATCTTCAATACGCAACCTCCACCTTGCGCCATCCTGACAACTAACTTGCGGGATGCAGAAATTTCAATGGTTGTCTTCTTATAGTCAGAAGCCAAACGGTTAGCATTCATTCCATCACTGAACATTTCCGCTTTCCATTCGCCTTTACCAAGAAAAGAAAGGTCAAGTTCCAACATGCGAGCATCCCAATTGGTCAAAGAACCGACATACCACATCTCTCCTTTCTGACGTGCCATGGTTATATATTTTCCTATTTCTCCGTTCATAGCTATCGTATGATCCCAAACAGTAGGAATTGCGGCAATAAATGCAGTACATTCTTCTTCGCGTTCATAATTGAAGGGACTGTCACACAACATGTTCAATGGAGACTCGAAAACTACATACTCTGCCAATTGACGGCAACGAGTTCCTTGGCTCATTGGAGCATCATTAATGGCGTGGTAACACTGTTTAGTAGCATTCTGCATAGCGCCTTGAGTATAATCTATCGGACCAGCCAGCATGCGAATAAATGGCATAGTAACGTCATAAGTAACCTGATCCGTGCTAATATCACTCCACTTCATTTGCTCTAATCCATGTACGGCTTCATAATTGATTACATTGGGATATGTGCGGTTCAGACCGGTTGGCTTGTAAGTTCCGTGAAAATCCACCATCAACCGATATTTAGCGGCAGTTTTGGCAGCTCGATAATGGAAATTGACCATTTTCTGATCATCACGGTCCATGAAATCAATTTTGAATCCTTTGATACCCATTTCGGAATAGTGCTTACATACACGTTCCATGTCACGTTCAAAAGCATAGTAACCAGCCCACAAAATAAGGCTTACATTTTTCTGTTTAGCATAAGCTACCAGTCTTTTCAAATCAATTTCAGGAACTACTTGAAAAAGATCTGCTTGCAAGTTCACTGCCCAACCTTCATCCAATATTACATACTCAATGCCATGACGAGAAGCAAAATCAATATAATGCATATATGTTTCATTGTTAACGCCAGCTTCAAAATCAACATTTTTTATACCCAAATGATTCCACCATTCCCAAGCTACTTTGCCAGGATGAATCCAAGAAAGATCTTCAAGACGTGAAGGAGAGGCCAATTTATAGACCATATCATTATCCGCCAATTCCTTATCGGTTCTTGCCACTACAATAATACGCCATGGAAGTTTTGCTTTCGCTTGACAGGAAGCAATGTAATTTTCACGTTCGTTCACCAATATTTGTAATTGGTTATGTCCGCCTTGTTTTTCGACTTTCGGATAAGGTGCAAATGTGGAAGTTAGTGAAATTTTCCCATTCCGTTTAATAAGGAACATACCTGGATAATTATCCATATCTGACTCAGCAATACAAATTTTGCGACCATTTTCCAACTCTACAACTAATGGAGTAAACATCAATCGTTCGGGATCCAGTCTGGACAATGTAACATGAGTATAGTTATTTTCAAAAGAGTTGAAGAACTGAGTTCTAATAGGTTGATTCCCATCTTTTACATAAGGTACAAACGTCATATAATCCTTATTAAAATTGAAAGTAGCCTCTTCATTCATTACTTTGAATGGCTTATTTTCAGTTGAAACAAAGCGGTAAGCCATGCCTTCATTATACATTCTAAAAATGAGAGTGAAGTGTTCCCTGAAATTCAAGCTCATTTCATTATAAACATCCTTTATTTCACTACGTTTGTAAAAAGGGGAAGTAATCAATTCATTTGTTTTACGCCTATATACTTTTTCCAGATGTGAACCGTATCCCCAGCCATTTTCGTCTGCCAAGCAGACGGAAATAGCTGATGGCATTATTAAAGTATTATTACCTTCGGCCAACATGTAAGTTATTTGATTTCCTATCCTAATCATTACTTCCAATTTTCCATCAGGCGAAGTTAAATGATACTCTTTTTGTCCGAACAAATTTGGGGTTGCACAGAATAGTGCTGCGATTAGAAATAGTATTTTCATAATCTATCATTATTATTAATTTCATTAAAAAATCATCATCCATTGCCATGCAGTTGTCCATTGCTCGGGATAGGCATAATGCGCAGCACATCTTCTGACACAAACAACTGTTTTGAGCCTAAATCACATTATAGACCGAATAAGTCGTG
This genomic interval carries:
- a CDS encoding glycoside hydrolase family 3 C-terminal domain-containing protein, whose amino-acid sequence is MKYREITAGLLLILGHVIACSQTVTSAMEQNAKEIVSKMTLEEKIEYLSGKTSFSLRAIPRLGIPEIKLADGPQGIRNHSPKSTLFPSGILTAATWNRKLAHQLGRSLGQDARARGVNILLGPGVNIYRSPLCGRNYEYMGEDPFLAGETAKEYILGVQSEGVIATVKHFAANNQEWNRHHVSSDVDERTLQEIYFPVFRKAVMEAKVGAVMDSYNLLNGVHSTENRWLNIDILRNAWGFKGILMSDWTSVYSAIGAVNGGLDLEMPKGSYMNANNLLPALKNGRVTEATINMKVQHILQTFMAYGMLDKIQQDKNIPLDNPYSRETALNLAREGVVLLKNEKTLLPLRGKTAVLGPNADKIATGGGSGFVTPFSSVSLCQALKKQRKCTVVLSDNILYNDINGQMFTDSTFSQRGYKAEYFKNQEFKDIPSIICKDELIDFNWEYNAPKKDFPTDHFSIRWNSYYKADENGILKISLEGDDGYRIFINGEKITGDWGNHANSSREVGFQVEAGKTYHFLIEYFDNISSAKVFFGISKLNENMLIHELKQVDNVVFCTGFDSNIEGEGFDRSFSLPHYQEMFIRKVSELNPNLAVVVNAGGGIDFSSWQNYAKAILMAWYPGEEGGIALSDILTGKISPSGKLPISIEKKWEDNPSYNSYYDNLKGADYKRIDYNEGVFIGYRGYDQSGIRPLYPFGFGLSYSTFEYSNLVIEQMDNHKVKVCFDVKNTGKMDASEVAQLYVHPTHSPVPRPQKELKGYEKVFLKKGETKHLSILLSNDAFSYYDMDEHQFVLEKEPVEIWVGSSSEKILLKKCINL
- a CDS encoding glycoside hydrolase family 3 N-terminal domain-containing protein, which gives rise to MKKFTLISCILLGSCLNGIVAADKKQSVYKDSKVPIEDRINDLINKMTLEEKILQMNQYTLGRNNNVNNCGEEVKNIPSTVGSVIYFSEDTKLRNAAQKKAMEKSRLGIPIIFGYDVIHGFRTVYPISLAQACSWNPELVEKACTVAAQESRMSGVDWTFSPMIDVARDGRWGRVAEGYGEDPYTNSVFCVASVKGYQGKDMSNSKRIAACLKHYIGYGASEAGRDYVYTEISNQTLWDTYIPPYEAGVKAGAATLMSSFNNISGVPGSANHYTLTEILKKRWAHDGFVVSDWGAIPQLIDQGSAINNKEAAKQAFSAGVEMDMMGHCYDKYMVELVKEDKISMAQIDDAVKRILRIKFRLGLFDSPYINETTEKERFLLPQSLATAEQLAEESIVLLKNKGNILPLSTVTKPTIAVMGPMAKNRLELLGSWSGHGHVENVLSISEALETEFSGKANLIYSDGCDFDDEDTLSFSEALETAKKADVILLCMGEKKSWSGENASRSIIELPAIQEQFITEMKKVGKPIVLVLANGRPLGISKVEPLCDAIVEMWQPGIPGGKPLAGVISGRVNPSGKLSITFPRSTGQIPIYYNQRKSARPNSGKYQDISSTPLYDFGYGLSYTTFNYGDIKFTKETIKRGEKLMVEIPVTNTCKRDGAEVIHWFISAPFNTITRPVKELKHFEKQLIKAGETCVFRFEIDPVRDLSFVNANGEYFLENGEYYVIVKDKKVKFTLAD
- a CDS encoding glycoside hydrolase family 97 protein is translated as MKILFLIAALFCATPNLFGQKEYHLTSPDGKLEVMIRIGNQITYMLAEGNNTLIMPSAISVCLADENGWGYGSHLEKVYRRKTNELITSPFYKRSEIKDVYNEMSLNFREHFTLIFRMYNEGMAYRFVSTENKPFKVMNEEATFNFNKDYMTFVPYVKDGNQPIRTQFFNSFENNYTHVTLSRLDPERLMFTPLVVELENGRKICIAESDMDNYPGMFLIKRNGKISLTSTFAPYPKVEKQGGHNQLQILVNERENYIASCQAKAKLPWRIIVVARTDKELADNDMVYKLASPSRLEDLSWIHPGKVAWEWWNHLGIKNVDFEAGVNNETYMHYIDFASRHGIEYVILDEGWAVNLQADLFQVVPEIDLKRLVAYAKQKNVSLILWAGYYAFERDMERVCKHYSEMGIKGFKIDFMDRDDQKMVNFHYRAAKTAAKYRLMVDFHGTYKPTGLNRTYPNVINYEAVHGLEQMKWSDISTDQVTYDVTMPFIRMLAGPIDYTQGAMQNATKQCYHAINDAPMSQGTRCRQLAEYVVFESPLNMLCDSPFNYEREEECTAFIAAIPTVWDHTIAMNGEIGKYITMARQKGEMWYVGSLTNWDARMLELDLSFLGKGEWKAEMFSDGMNANRLASDYKKTTIEISASRKLVVRMAQGGGCVLKINRR